One genomic region from Flagellimonas oceani encodes:
- a CDS encoding efflux RND transporter permease subunit, translating to MEDNDTDKKVRKEGAIGYMARNSIATNLLMLILLGGGIFTMYTIQKEVFPEFQLDFVDVSVVYPGASPAEVEQGVLQPVEEAIRSVQGIKEIVSQADEGSAQISIELVAGSERMKAFQDIDQAINRIRTFPDDIERPEVSLRSRQRDVIQIGLYGQADIWTLRILAERLRSIMLSNPAITQVELNNVPDYETRVEITRNNLQKYNLTLGQVADIIQQSSNDVPAGAVQTQSGEILLRMKERKQWADEFGNITIVSAPSGAKVSLGDIATITDDFEETGFHGQFNQQNYVELQIFRIGDQSPMEIEDVTLGILKDFQLPPGVNYRTDSNRASDYRERLSLLTENGVLAIIIVLLILTLFLEYRLAFWVMMGMTVSFIGGMIFLPLIGISVNMISMFGFLVVLGIVVDDAIVVGENVYEYRKKGLSPIKAAIAGTKDVSLPVVFSITTTIIAFVPLLFMPGETGKFWQPLPAVVIVILAVSLLEALFILPSHLAHLKKNPSKNKWVRKLESWQGAFANKFNELVDKWYRPLLDKCLRHRYITLSSAVALLLIVGGYGYSGHMGMIMMPEVAADEIEAGVRLPVGTTPDQAAKVAHDISDATQRMFEEHNLYEVAEGIKTNVRGQNFIDVEIVMLPPDQRDITAGEVIALWRDNIGDIEGVDQITFEAERGPGGARQAISIDLSHTDINVLEKASTAFVERMELFSNTRDVTDNYNKGKLQYDFKLLPQGRNLGLTSNEVGRQVRNGFFGALAMRQLRGMDEIEVRVKLPMEERKDIKNLENFLIRTQDGVEVPLMDVVEVQQREAFTSINRRDGRRVVNVGMDVEPANAVNRVIAKVQEETLPQLRADFPGITWTFEGSQADMRESTSTLKAGFAIAMLLIYALLAIAFGSYVQPLIVMTAIPFGIVGAVIGHILLGYDLSLVSLMGVIALSGVVVNDSLIMIDYANKRRKEGDPIYKSIHEAGLRRFRPIILTTMTTFGGLAPIILETSSQAFYLIPMAISLGFGIVFATAIILVIVPCLYLILEDVRLSIQKGRTVKEVDVSKSAVS from the coding sequence ATGGAGGATAATGATACGGACAAGAAAGTAAGAAAGGAAGGCGCCATAGGCTACATGGCCCGAAATTCAATAGCGACCAATTTATTGATGTTGATTCTATTGGGTGGAGGAATTTTTACCATGTACACCATTCAAAAAGAAGTTTTTCCTGAGTTCCAATTGGATTTTGTGGATGTGTCTGTAGTTTATCCAGGGGCCTCCCCGGCAGAAGTGGAGCAAGGTGTTCTTCAACCTGTGGAAGAGGCCATTAGAAGTGTTCAGGGCATTAAGGAAATTGTTTCACAGGCCGATGAAGGTTCAGCACAGATCAGTATTGAATTGGTTGCAGGTTCCGAACGTATGAAGGCTTTTCAGGATATTGATCAGGCCATTAACCGGATCAGAACATTCCCAGACGATATAGAGCGGCCCGAGGTCAGTTTGCGATCAAGGCAACGCGATGTTATTCAAATTGGATTATACGGACAAGCGGATATTTGGACCTTGCGCATACTTGCCGAACGCCTCCGAAGCATAATGCTCAGTAATCCGGCCATAACCCAAGTGGAACTCAACAATGTGCCCGACTACGAGACCCGTGTAGAGATCACCCGAAACAATCTTCAAAAGTATAACCTCACCCTTGGTCAGGTGGCGGACATTATTCAGCAAAGCAGCAACGATGTGCCGGCAGGGGCAGTTCAAACGCAGAGCGGCGAGATTTTACTTCGGATGAAAGAGCGCAAACAATGGGCCGATGAATTTGGTAACATCACCATTGTTTCGGCACCATCGGGAGCAAAGGTGAGCTTAGGCGACATCGCTACCATTACCGATGATTTTGAAGAAACAGGTTTTCACGGTCAATTCAACCAACAGAATTATGTGGAACTCCAGATTTTCAGGATAGGCGATCAATCCCCCATGGAAATAGAGGATGTTACCTTGGGCATTTTAAAGGATTTTCAATTGCCGCCCGGCGTAAATTACCGAACCGATAGCAACAGGGCTTCTGACTACCGTGAACGATTGTCATTGCTCACAGAGAATGGCGTTTTGGCCATTATTATCGTGTTGTTGATATTGACCCTGTTTTTGGAATACCGTTTGGCCTTTTGGGTGATGATGGGAATGACGGTTTCCTTTATCGGGGGAATGATTTTTCTTCCCTTGATCGGAATTAGCGTCAATATGATATCCATGTTCGGGTTCCTGGTCGTACTCGGTATTGTTGTGGATGATGCCATTGTAGTGGGGGAGAATGTGTACGAATACAGAAAAAAGGGATTAAGCCCTATAAAAGCTGCCATTGCGGGGACCAAGGATGTTTCCTTGCCCGTCGTTTTCAGTATCACTACCACGATCATTGCTTTTGTTCCCTTGCTTTTTATGCCGGGTGAAACCGGTAAGTTCTGGCAGCCGTTGCCCGCTGTTGTTATCGTTATATTGGCGGTTTCCCTGCTGGAGGCACTTTTTATCCTGCCATCACACTTGGCCCATCTCAAAAAAAATCCGAGCAAGAACAAATGGGTGCGCAAACTGGAGAGTTGGCAAGGCGCTTTTGCGAACAAGTTCAATGAATTGGTAGATAAATGGTACCGCCCGTTATTGGATAAATGTCTTCGACATAGATATATAACCTTGTCAAGTGCAGTGGCACTTTTGTTGATTGTTGGAGGGTATGGCTACAGTGGACATATGGGCATGATCATGATGCCCGAAGTGGCGGCCGACGAAATAGAAGCAGGCGTTAGATTGCCCGTAGGTACCACACCGGATCAAGCGGCAAAGGTGGCCCACGATATTTCCGATGCTACCCAAAGAATGTTCGAAGAGCATAATTTGTATGAGGTTGCCGAAGGGATCAAGACCAATGTAAGGGGACAAAATTTTATAGATGTCGAAATTGTGATGCTGCCACCGGACCAGAGGGATATTACCGCCGGTGAGGTCATCGCTCTATGGCGCGACAATATCGGGGACATAGAAGGGGTAGATCAAATTACCTTTGAGGCAGAAAGAGGCCCGGGGGGTGCCCGTCAGGCCATTAGCATAGATTTGAGCCATACCGATATCAATGTACTGGAGAAGGCCAGCACCGCCTTTGTTGAGCGAATGGAATTGTTCTCCAACACAAGGGACGTCACCGATAATTACAACAAAGGAAAACTACAATATGATTTTAAACTGTTGCCACAAGGAAGAAACCTTGGGCTTACATCCAACGAGGTAGGAAGGCAGGTCCGGAACGGTTTTTTTGGGGCCTTGGCCATGAGGCAGCTCCGTGGCATGGACGAAATCGAAGTCCGCGTAAAACTCCCCATGGAAGAGCGTAAGGACATCAAAAACCTTGAAAATTTTCTGATTCGTACACAGGATGGAGTGGAGGTGCCATTAATGGATGTAGTCGAGGTGCAACAGCGCGAGGCATTTACCAGTATCAACCGCAGGGATGGACGTAGAGTGGTAAATGTTGGAATGGATGTGGAACCAGCAAATGCCGTAAACAGGGTCATTGCAAAGGTACAGGAAGAAACTTTGCCCCAACTTAGAGCGGATTTTCCAGGAATCACTTGGACCTTCGAAGGAAGTCAGGCCGATATGCGCGAAAGCACGAGTACCCTAAAGGCCGGTTTTGCGATTGCCATGCTTTTGATATATGCCCTTTTGGCCATTGCTTTTGGCAGTTATGTACAACCATTGATAGTGATGACGGCAATCCCATTTGGTATTGTAGGAGCCGTAATCGGTCATATTTTATTGGGTTACGACCTTTCACTTGTAAGTTTGATGGGGGTGATTGCCCTGTCCGGGGTCGTAGTGAACGATTCGTTAATCATGATCGATTATGCCAATAAACGGCGGAAAGAAGGCGACCCAATCTACAAATCCATTCACGAAGCCGGTTTGCGAAGGTTCCGCCCGATTATTTTAACCACAATGACGACCTTTGGCGGTTTGGCACCCATCATTTTGGAAACCTCAAGTCAAGCATTTTATTTGATTCCGATGGCCATTTCACTCGGATTTGGTATCGTATTCGCCACGGCGATCATCTTGGTCATAGTTCCATGCCTATATCTAATTTTGGAAGATGTACGTTTGTCCATCCAAAAAGGTAGAACGGTAAAAGAGGTAGATGTTTCCAAAAGTGCCGTTTCTTGA
- the upp gene encoding uracil phosphoribosyltransferase, producing the protein MIVHQFDQTNSILNTFIAEIRDVDIQKDSMRFRRNIERIGEILAYELSKSLDYRDTTIQTPLGNKKTFTCSDKVVLCSVLRAGLPLHHGILSYFDDAENAFISAYRHHPNNDDAFEVVVKYFAAPVLDDKVLVLTDPMLATGKTLENVLDALKSHGEPKQIHIISVIGSKTGVTKVAEVFPKNTQLWIAAVDDGLTSKGYIVPGLGDAGDLSYGPKL; encoded by the coding sequence ATGATCGTTCATCAATTCGACCAGACCAATTCTATCCTGAATACCTTTATCGCGGAGATAAGGGACGTGGACATTCAAAAAGATTCCATGCGCTTTCGGAGGAATATTGAACGTATCGGAGAAATACTTGCCTATGAATTGAGCAAATCCTTGGATTATAGGGATACAACCATACAAACACCTTTGGGCAACAAAAAGACCTTTACATGTTCGGACAAGGTAGTGCTCTGTTCCGTGCTTCGTGCGGGTTTACCGCTCCATCATGGAATTTTAAGTTATTTTGATGATGCCGAGAATGCTTTTATTTCGGCCTATCGGCACCACCCTAACAATGATGACGCTTTTGAGGTGGTCGTAAAATATTTTGCGGCCCCAGTTCTCGATGATAAAGTGTTGGTACTGACCGACCCTATGCTGGCCACAGGAAAAACCTTGGAGAATGTTCTTGATGCCCTAAAGTCCCATGGCGAGCCCAAACAAATTCACATTATATCCGTTATAGGCTCCAAAACAGGGGTGACAAAGGTTGCGGAGGTGTTCCCAAAAAACACCCAATTGTGGATCGCCGCCGTTGACGATGGACTTACCAGCAAGGGTTATATTGTTCCCGGATTGGGCGATGCCGGGGATTTAAGCTACGGTCCAAAATTATAA
- a CDS encoding TldD/PmbA family protein — protein sequence MKRRDFVQYAGMGAGAMMMPSLLLGNDIPAEALLEPGMDTVLKKKMADVALNTAKSMGASYADARIGRYLNQYVFTREDKVQNVVNTESFGIGIRVIANGTWGFSSTNDVTEDGIKKATQHAVSIAKANAKIQKEPVVLAPVQGHGEVSWKTPIKKDFKEVPISEKVDLLLSANSAAMENGANFVNSALFMVNEQKYFASTDGSYIDQDVHRIWPTFNVTAIDRAEGKFRSRQALSAPMGMGYEYMDGLESEKLQGPEGIKLYNRSYDIVEDATMAAKQAKEKLSAKSVEAGKYDLVLEPNHLGLTIHESVGHPLELDRVLGYEANYAGTSFATLDKWESKDFNYGSDIVNIVADKTQEGSLGAVGYDDEGVKTKKWDLIRNGTLVNYQAIRDQVHMIDQNESHGCCYAQSWEDVQFQRMPNVSLEPGKEKYSLQDMIKDVEKGIYILGRGSYSIDQQRYNFQFGGTLFYEIKNGEIVGMLEDVAYQSNTQEFWNSCAKICDKDDYRLFGSFFDGKGQPSQVSAVSHGSSTSRFNGINVINTGRTI from the coding sequence ATGAAAAGAAGAGATTTTGTACAGTACGCCGGTATGGGTGCAGGGGCCATGATGATGCCCTCGCTTCTTCTGGGAAATGACATTCCTGCGGAAGCCTTGCTCGAACCGGGCATGGATACCGTACTAAAAAAGAAAATGGCCGACGTTGCCCTGAATACGGCAAAGTCCATGGGAGCTTCCTATGCAGATGCCCGAATCGGAAGATATTTGAACCAATACGTTTTTACGCGTGAGGATAAGGTTCAGAACGTGGTGAACACCGAATCCTTCGGGATTGGAATACGGGTTATTGCCAATGGAACTTGGGGATTCTCCTCTACCAACGATGTAACCGAGGACGGAATCAAAAAGGCTACACAGCATGCGGTTTCCATTGCCAAGGCCAATGCCAAGATTCAAAAGGAACCCGTTGTGTTGGCTCCGGTGCAGGGACATGGAGAGGTATCTTGGAAAACACCTATAAAAAAGGATTTTAAGGAAGTCCCTATTTCGGAAAAAGTTGATTTGCTATTGAGTGCAAACTCGGCAGCTATGGAAAATGGCGCCAACTTTGTAAACTCGGCCCTTTTTATGGTGAACGAGCAAAAGTATTTTGCTTCCACCGACGGATCGTACATTGATCAGGATGTCCATCGAATTTGGCCAACCTTTAACGTTACGGCCATTGACCGTGCAGAAGGAAAGTTCAGGAGCCGTCAGGCGTTGAGCGCACCCATGGGCATGGGCTACGAGTATATGGATGGCCTGGAATCAGAAAAACTTCAAGGTCCAGAGGGCATCAAACTATACAACAGAAGCTACGATATTGTTGAAGATGCCACCATGGCCGCAAAACAGGCCAAAGAGAAATTGTCTGCGAAATCCGTGGAGGCCGGCAAATATGATTTGGTACTTGAACCCAACCACCTTGGATTAACGATTCACGAATCCGTAGGCCACCCATTGGAACTGGACCGTGTATTGGGTTACGAGGCCAACTATGCCGGAACCAGTTTTGCCACTTTGGACAAATGGGAGTCAAAAGACTTTAACTACGGTAGCGATATCGTGAACATTGTCGCGGACAAGACCCAAGAAGGCTCTTTGGGTGCCGTTGGTTATGATGATGAAGGCGTAAAGACCAAGAAATGGGATTTGATCAGAAATGGAACTTTGGTGAATTATCAAGCCATAAGGGACCAGGTGCATATGATCGATCAAAACGAATCGCATGGTTGCTGCTATGCCCAAAGTTGGGAAGATGTCCAGTTCCAGCGAATGCCCAACGTTTCATTGGAGCCGGGCAAGGAAAAATACTCTTTGCAGGATATGATCAAAGATGTGGAAAAAGGCATCTACATTCTGGGTCGTGGTTCTTACTCCATTGATCAACAGCGTTACAATTTCCAGTTTGGAGGAACCTTGTTCTACGAAATCAAGAACGGTGAGATAGTAGGTATGCTCGAAGACGTTGCATATCAGTCCAACACCCAGGAGTTCTGGAATTCCTGTGCCAAAATATGTGATAAGGACGACTATAGGTTGTTCGGTTCATTCTTCGATGGAAAAGGACAGCCGTCCCAGGTAAGTGCCGTTTCTCACGGTAGTTCCACATCAAGATTCAACGGAATCAACGTAATCAATACAGGTAGGACCATTTAA
- a CDS encoding TldD/PmbA family protein, protein MAIYTKEEAKKILEKALSFSSADACEINLSGSNSGNIRYARNTVSTAGYRSTQSLVVQSSFGKKVGTATIDEFDDASLEKVVKRSEELAQLSPENPEFMSPLEPQEYDEAITYKEATANVTPEYRAEVANSSIVPAAAKDVTAAGFLDDSAGFSAMINSKGLFAYNQSTNVDFTVTMRTNDGTGSGWVTRDYNDIDKFDASEASKVAIDKAVMSKEARAIEPGKYTVILEPAASIGLLQNMFRSLDARSADEGRSFMSAKDGGTKIGQKIVDERVNIWSDPLHPDVPTSTWNGEGMPLKKTSWIENGVVKNLAYSRYWAEQKGVEPVPFPSNAIMEGGDESLEDMIKGTKKGILVTRFWYIRSVDPQTLLYTGLTRDGTFYIENGQIKFPVKNFRFNESPIIMLNNLESLGEQVRVEGNLIPYMKIRDFTFTSLSDAV, encoded by the coding sequence ATGGCTATATATACAAAAGAAGAAGCAAAAAAGATTTTGGAGAAAGCATTGAGCTTTTCCAGTGCCGATGCCTGCGAGATAAACCTAAGTGGAAGTAACAGTGGAAACATTCGATATGCACGGAATACCGTGTCCACAGCAGGATATAGATCTACCCAAAGCTTGGTGGTACAATCAAGTTTCGGAAAAAAAGTGGGAACGGCTACCATAGATGAGTTTGATGATGCATCACTTGAAAAGGTGGTGAAAAGATCGGAAGAACTAGCTCAGCTATCTCCCGAAAACCCTGAGTTTATGTCTCCCTTGGAGCCGCAGGAATACGATGAAGCGATCACTTACAAGGAAGCTACCGCGAATGTAACGCCCGAATACAGAGCTGAGGTGGCCAATAGCAGTATCGTTCCCGCCGCCGCAAAAGATGTTACGGCAGCAGGTTTCTTGGACGATTCGGCCGGATTTTCGGCCATGATCAATTCCAAGGGGCTGTTCGCTTACAATCAATCCACCAATGTGGACTTTACTGTGACCATGCGTACCAACGACGGTACAGGTTCCGGTTGGGTGACCAGGGATTATAACGATATTGATAAGTTCGATGCCTCAGAGGCATCAAAAGTCGCCATAGACAAAGCTGTGATGTCCAAAGAGGCGCGCGCCATAGAACCTGGAAAATATACGGTTATTTTGGAGCCTGCGGCATCGATCGGGCTATTGCAAAACATGTTCCGATCTCTTGATGCAAGATCTGCAGATGAAGGCAGGAGTTTTATGTCCGCTAAGGATGGGGGGACAAAAATCGGTCAAAAAATAGTTGATGAGCGTGTCAATATTTGGTCCGATCCATTGCATCCGGACGTGCCAACATCCACGTGGAACGGGGAAGGCATGCCCTTGAAGAAAACCAGTTGGATAGAGAACGGAGTTGTAAAAAACCTGGCCTACAGCCGTTATTGGGCGGAACAGAAAGGTGTGGAACCCGTTCCATTCCCCAGCAACGCCATTATGGAAGGAGGGGATGAAAGCCTGGAAGATATGATCAAGGGAACCAAAAAAGGTATTTTGGTCACGCGTTTCTGGTATATCCGTAGTGTGGACCCACAAACCTTATTGTACACTGGTTTAACAAGGGACGGAACGTTCTATATCGAGAACGGACAAATCAAGTTCCCTGTCAAAAACTTTAGGTTTAACGAGAGCCCAATTATTATGTTGAATAATTTGGAGTCCCTTGGCGAACAAGTACGTGTCGAAGGAAACTTGATACCCTATATGAAGATTCGTGACTTTACGTTCACCAGTCTTTCGGACGCGGTATAA
- a CDS encoding DUF4159 domain-containing protein, producing the protein MDNEFFFTRLQYESGDWDVDQRMPSNLLNSLVEYTTLKVDTQEKIITLASDDIFKSPFCYISGHKLVQFTKKERENFEKYVRNGGFVFADDCNHDIDGLFAKSFERQMDEIFGPGELKKIPNDHEIYTIFFEFDDGPPTTSQELNGWGDDLVHDYLKAIIIDGRIGVLYSNKDYGCEWDYDFRNKRWYKIDNTRFGVNIVLYALTS; encoded by the coding sequence TTGGATAACGAATTCTTTTTTACACGATTACAGTACGAATCAGGCGATTGGGATGTGGACCAGCGTATGCCTTCCAACTTGCTGAATTCTTTGGTCGAGTATACCACTTTGAAGGTAGACACTCAGGAAAAAATCATTACCCTCGCCAGCGACGATATTTTTAAAAGCCCATTCTGTTATATCTCGGGTCATAAATTGGTGCAGTTTACCAAAAAGGAACGGGAAAACTTTGAAAAATATGTGCGCAATGGCGGTTTTGTCTTTGCTGATGACTGCAACCACGATATCGATGGCCTATTTGCAAAATCGTTCGAACGCCAAATGGATGAGATATTCGGACCGGGAGAACTAAAAAAGATTCCCAATGACCACGAAATCTATACCATTTTCTTTGAGTTTGATGATGGACCGCCCACTACATCCCAAGAACTGAACGGTTGGGGGGACGACCTTGTCCACGATTACCTCAAGGCCATTATTATCGATGGTAGGATAGGTGTGCTCTACAGCAACAAGGACTATGGTTGCGAATGGGATTACGATTTTAGAAACAAACGCTGGTACAAAATTGACAATACCCGATTTGGGGTGAATATTGTGTTATATGCTTTAACCTCTTAA
- a CDS encoding AAA family ATPase — MDKELQQIASEVEGLSEKLTALKKEIGKVIIGQEDTVSQLLITFLAGGHALLEGVPGLAKTLMIRTLSNAIDLKFKRIQFTPDLMPSDIIGTEILEEDHTTGKKFFRFNKGPIFSNIILADEINRTPPKTQAALLEAMQEFEVTYGDKTYPLDRPFFILATQNPIEQSGTFVLPEAQQDRFLLYIKIGYPTDKEETQILKATTGTKKAQLNKVLSGEDIVRLQQLVREVSISDGLIQYVSDVIRATRPDTTSVDYVKQWVDWGAGPRAGQAMILTAKANALLEGRLAVTLEDLQTVALPVLRHRVLVNFRADAEGITSDKVTKEILKAVQLRDK, encoded by the coding sequence TTGGATAAAGAACTACAACAAATTGCAAGTGAAGTAGAAGGGCTCTCAGAAAAACTGACCGCCCTTAAAAAAGAAATTGGAAAAGTCATCATTGGCCAAGAGGACACAGTTTCCCAACTGCTCATTACTTTTCTTGCAGGTGGGCACGCCTTGCTCGAAGGTGTTCCCGGACTGGCCAAAACCTTGATGATCCGTACACTTTCCAACGCCATCGATTTAAAATTCAAACGGATACAATTTACGCCCGATCTGATGCCGTCGGACATTATCGGGACCGAAATTTTGGAAGAAGACCATACCACGGGCAAAAAATTCTTCAGATTCAACAAAGGGCCAATCTTCTCCAACATCATTTTGGCAGATGAGATCAACCGAACACCACCCAAAACACAGGCAGCGCTTTTGGAAGCCATGCAAGAGTTCGAGGTGACCTACGGGGACAAAACCTATCCTTTGGATAGACCTTTCTTTATTCTGGCCACCCAAAACCCTATTGAACAATCGGGAACATTTGTACTGCCGGAAGCACAACAGGATAGATTTTTGCTGTACATCAAAATAGGTTATCCTACGGATAAAGAAGAAACACAGATTTTAAAGGCAACTACCGGAACCAAAAAGGCGCAATTGAACAAGGTGCTATCAGGCGAAGATATTGTACGATTGCAACAGCTGGTCCGTGAAGTTTCCATTAGTGATGGATTGATCCAATATGTGAGTGATGTAATCCGTGCCACCCGACCAGATACTACCTCGGTAGACTACGTGAAACAATGGGTGGATTGGGGCGCTGGTCCACGGGCGGGTCAGGCGATGATCTTGACCGCAAAGGCAAATGCACTTTTGGAAGGCCGATTGGCCGTGACTTTGGAAGACCTACAGACCGTTGCATTGCCGGTTTTACGACACAGGGTGCTCGTAAACTTTAGGGCGGATGCCGAAGGAATTACTTCGGATAAGGTAACCAAGGAAATATTGAAAGCAGTACAATTAAGGGATAAATAA
- a CDS encoding DUF58 domain-containing protein — translation MAARDYHDLLKPEVINTVSGLSLISRIVVEGYTSGLHRSKSVGPGMEFSQYRGYEPGDDLRLLDWKMLARSGRYYIKQSEVDSHVDVKFIVDASASMEHEEDGISKLEFARVMVACLSYLAQKQGDSVGLFALNEDDFVSIYPKADQKHFNRLLLELLKISTKGKWPELSIASRRIHNRGEKELVFFLTDMYEDLSELSDFVKNLKTANNEVVVLQIMAGNEMDFDYNTSVVFEDLETGAKVKVDVNKAKATYLKTLNEKIEQTKEQLLSQGVHYHLFRMDNDLADALQLFLKERIRLK, via the coding sequence ATGGCAGCACGGGACTACCACGACCTTTTAAAACCGGAAGTCATCAATACCGTATCCGGCCTTAGCCTGATCTCGCGTATTGTGGTTGAAGGCTACACTTCCGGTCTGCACCGGAGCAAGAGTGTCGGGCCCGGAATGGAGTTCAGTCAATACCGAGGTTATGAACCCGGGGACGACCTTAGGCTGCTCGATTGGAAGATGTTGGCCCGTTCAGGTAGATATTACATCAAACAATCCGAAGTGGACAGTCACGTGGACGTTAAATTTATTGTTGATGCCAGTGCGTCCATGGAGCACGAAGAAGATGGCATTTCCAAATTGGAATTTGCTCGGGTAATGGTGGCTTGCTTGTCCTATTTGGCCCAAAAACAGGGTGACTCAGTTGGGCTTTTTGCGCTCAACGAGGATGATTTTGTGAGCATATACCCCAAAGCGGACCAGAAACACTTCAACCGATTGTTGTTGGAACTTTTGAAGATTTCCACCAAAGGAAAATGGCCCGAACTATCCATTGCATCCAGAAGAATCCATAATAGGGGAGAAAAGGAACTGGTTTTTTTCCTGACGGATATGTACGAGGATCTTTCCGAACTGTCCGACTTTGTGAAAAATCTGAAAACCGCCAACAATGAGGTGGTGGTGCTTCAAATTATGGCCGGAAATGAAATGGATTTCGATTATAATACATCTGTTGTCTTTGAAGATTTGGAAACAGGAGCAAAGGTAAAAGTGGATGTCAACAAAGCCAAAGCCACCTATTTGAAGACCTTGAATGAAAAAATAGAACAGACCAAGGAACAATTGCTCTCACAAGGAGTGCATTATCATTTGTTTCGAATGGACAATGACCTAGCCGATGCTTTACAGCTCTTTTTAAAGGAACGAATACGATTAAAATAA
- a CDS encoding BatA domain-containing protein gives MVFANPSYLWAFLGLLVPLAIHLWSKKDAKTIKVGSIQLLDESNSRQSSSIQLNEWFLLLLRMLIIALVVLLMAGPQWRTKGNPKQITYLVEPAIANEPSIGSVLDSLKESAPVLLLQNGFPDWEADVDHKSEKVRPNYWQLVQKMDSLRSDSIVIFTRALVKGIKSKRPDTQKKIHWVVMDAEETLSQPLMAFNRESGVELVTASGNGMATRIKRESLVDGFEIIAEGDSLRIVSDASQTVPLRNLDTLHINMYATEDFEKESKFIEASFKALSSYLNQEINVHQTEEAMHEHADLNILLGTFQNNQVAGKRVIYQEDPLTEELIAPGQEKNLFYLTARLNPKNTVEQRLPEQLLHLLDLNGDLKNLVAGIDARQMDESQLKPNYVEPKRKRERATFLDISLWVFGFLALLMIVERLLSNYKKQ, from the coding sequence ATGGTTTTTGCGAATCCGTCATATCTCTGGGCATTTTTGGGACTTTTGGTTCCCTTGGCCATTCATTTGTGGAGCAAAAAAGATGCAAAAACCATAAAAGTTGGCAGTATCCAGTTGTTGGACGAATCCAATTCACGACAATCCAGCAGCATTCAATTGAACGAATGGTTCTTGCTGTTGCTCCGTATGCTCATAATAGCTTTGGTGGTTTTATTAATGGCAGGGCCACAATGGCGTACCAAGGGCAATCCCAAACAAATTACTTATTTGGTCGAGCCGGCCATTGCCAATGAACCCTCCATTGGAAGCGTTCTGGACAGTTTAAAGGAAAGTGCCCCGGTATTGTTGTTACAAAATGGTTTTCCGGATTGGGAAGCCGATGTCGACCATAAATCGGAAAAAGTACGGCCCAATTATTGGCAATTGGTGCAAAAAATGGACTCTTTGCGTTCCGATAGCATAGTGATATTTACACGGGCATTGGTAAAGGGAATCAAATCCAAACGTCCGGATACCCAGAAAAAAATCCATTGGGTGGTCATGGATGCGGAAGAAACCCTGTCCCAACCTTTGATGGCTTTTAATCGTGAATCAGGAGTGGAATTGGTAACAGCTTCGGGCAATGGTATGGCGACCCGAATAAAAAGGGAAAGCCTAGTGGATGGTTTTGAGATTATTGCCGAAGGAGACAGTCTTCGTATAGTTTCGGATGCTTCGCAGACCGTTCCGTTAAGAAACTTGGACACCCTTCACATAAATATGTATGCAACGGAAGATTTTGAGAAAGAGAGCAAATTTATTGAAGCATCTTTTAAAGCTTTATCGTCTTATTTGAACCAGGAAATCAACGTTCACCAAACCGAAGAAGCAATGCACGAGCATGCTGATTTGAACATTCTTTTGGGCACTTTTCAGAATAATCAAGTAGCAGGTAAAAGGGTGATATATCAAGAAGACCCCTTAACCGAAGAATTGATTGCACCTGGGCAGGAGAAAAATTTATTTTATCTAACAGCAAGGCTGAATCCAAAGAATACGGTGGAGCAACGATTGCCGGAGCAATTATTGCACCTATTGGATTTGAATGGGGACTTAAAGAATCTTGTGGCCGGCATCGATGCAAGGCAAATGGACGAGTCACAACTCAAACCGAATTACGTGGAACCCAAACGAAAAAGGGAAAGAGCGACCTTTTTGGATATTTCCCTATGGGTGTTCGGTTTCCTTGCCCTGCTGATGATTGTTGAGCGGTTGTTATCAAATTATAAAAAACAATGA